The proteins below are encoded in one region of Myxocyprinus asiaticus isolate MX2 ecotype Aquarium Trade chromosome 13, UBuf_Myxa_2, whole genome shotgun sequence:
- the LOC127450145 gene encoding ATP synthase subunit f, mitochondrial-like translates to MADRPVALAEKRLLDVKLGQLPSWLGTRDFTPNGLIGGVRGGYERYYNKYINVKRGSIGGVAMFLAGYVALSYLWEYDHIKHDRWRKYH, encoded by the exons ATGGCGGATAGACCAG TGGCCCTGGCTGAGAAAAGGCTTTTGGATGTCAAGCTTGGGCAACTGCCATCATGGCTTGGAACAAGAGACTTCACTCCAAATGGACTTATTGGTGGAGTTCGTGGAG GATATGAGAGATATTACAACAAATACATCAACGTGAAGAGAGGTAGTATTGGTGGTGTTGCCATGTTCCTTGCTGGTTACGTCGCCCTGAGTTATCTTTGGGAATATGATCACATCA AGCATGACAGGTGGAGGAAGTACCACTGA
- the LOC127450142 gene encoding cleavage and polyadenylation specificity factor subunit 4 isoform X2, producing the protein MQELITTVDHLKFDLEIAVEQQLGAQPLPFPGMDKSGAAVCEFFMRAACMKGGMCPFRHISGEKTVVCKHWLRGLCKKGDQCEFLHEYDMTKMPECYFYSKFGECSNKECPFLHIDPESKIKDCPWYDRGFCKHGPDCRHRHTRRVICVNYLVGFCPEGKSCKFMHPRFELPMGATEQPPLPQQAQSQQKQNMQPMNRSSYSLIQLTNPNVNNNQRTPNAVGIVHPNSNMGGSRGPRPLDQVTCYKCGEKGHYANKCTKGHLAFLSGQ; encoded by the exons atgcaGGAATTAATCACAACTGTCGATCACCTCAAGTTTGATCTAGAAATTGCAGTAGAACAGCAATTGGGTGCTCAACCATTGCCATTTCCAGGAATGGATA AATCTGGTGCTGCTGTGTGCGAGTTCTTCATGAGAGCTGCCTGTATGAAAG GTGGAATGTGTCCTTTCAGACACATAAGCGGAGAAAAGACTGTGGTGTGCAAGCACTGGCTTAGAGGCTTATGCAAGAAAGGAGACCAATGCGAGTTTTTACATGAGTATGACATGACAAAGATGCCAGAGTGCTATTTCTACTCCAAATTTG ggGAGTGCAGTAACAAAGAGTGTCCATTCTTGCACATTGACCCAGAATCTAAGATTAAAGATTGCCCGTGGTATGATAGAGGATTTTGTAAACATG GTCCGGATTGCAGGCACAGACACACAAGAAGAGTCATCTGTGTAAATTACCTTGTCGGCTTCTGTCCAGAGGGCAAGTCATGCAAATTCATGCA CCCAAGATTTGAACTGCCTATGGGTGCGACTGAACAGCCACCACTTCCTCAGCAAGCACAGTCTCAGCAAAAG CAAAACATGCAGCCCATGAACAGGTCATCATATTCTCTCATTCAGTTAACCAACCCCAATGTAAACAACAACCAGAGAACACCAAATGCTGTTGGGATAGTGCATCCTAATAGCAACATGGGCGGATCTCGTGGTCCTCGTCCACTGGACCAAGTTACATGTTACAAG TGTGGTGAGAAGGGCcattatgcaaataaatgcacaAAAGGACATCTGGCTTTCCTGAGTGGACAGTAA
- the LOC127450142 gene encoding cleavage and polyadenylation specificity factor subunit 4 isoform X3 — protein sequence MQELITTVDHLKFDLEIAVEQQLGAQPLPFPGMDKSGAAVCEFFMRAACMKGGMCPFRHISGEKTVVCKHWLRGLCKKGDQCEFLHEYDMTKMPECYFYSKFGECSNKECPFLHIDPESKIKDCPWYDRGFCKHGPDCRHRHTRRVICVNYLVGFCPEGKSCKFMHPRFELPMGATEQPPLPQQAQSQQKLTNPNVNNNQRTPNAVGIVHPNSNMGGSRGPRPLDQVTCYKCGEKGHYANKCTKGHLAFLSGQ from the exons atgcaGGAATTAATCACAACTGTCGATCACCTCAAGTTTGATCTAGAAATTGCAGTAGAACAGCAATTGGGTGCTCAACCATTGCCATTTCCAGGAATGGATA AATCTGGTGCTGCTGTGTGCGAGTTCTTCATGAGAGCTGCCTGTATGAAAG GTGGAATGTGTCCTTTCAGACACATAAGCGGAGAAAAGACTGTGGTGTGCAAGCACTGGCTTAGAGGCTTATGCAAGAAAGGAGACCAATGCGAGTTTTTACATGAGTATGACATGACAAAGATGCCAGAGTGCTATTTCTACTCCAAATTTG ggGAGTGCAGTAACAAAGAGTGTCCATTCTTGCACATTGACCCAGAATCTAAGATTAAAGATTGCCCGTGGTATGATAGAGGATTTTGTAAACATG GTCCGGATTGCAGGCACAGACACACAAGAAGAGTCATCTGTGTAAATTACCTTGTCGGCTTCTGTCCAGAGGGCAAGTCATGCAAATTCATGCA CCCAAGATTTGAACTGCCTATGGGTGCGACTGAACAGCCACCACTTCCTCAGCAAGCACAGTCTCAGCAAAAG TTAACCAACCCCAATGTAAACAACAACCAGAGAACACCAAATGCTGTTGGGATAGTGCATCCTAATAGCAACATGGGCGGATCTCGTGGTCCTCGTCCACTGGACCAAGTTACATGTTACAAG TGTGGTGAGAAGGGCcattatgcaaataaatgcacaAAAGGACATCTGGCTTTCCTGAGTGGACAGTAA
- the LOC127450142 gene encoding cleavage and polyadenylation specificity factor subunit 4 isoform X1 produces MQELITTVDHLKFDLEIAVEQQLGAQPLPFPGMDKSGAAVCEFFMRAACMKGGMCPFRHISGEKTVVCKHWLRGLCKKGDQCEFLHEYDMTKMPECYFYSKFGECSNKECPFLHIDPESKIKDCPWYDRGFCKHGPDCRHRHTRRVICVNYLVGFCPEGKSCKFMHPRFELPMGATEQPPLPQQAQSQQKQQNMQPMNRSSYSLIQLTNPNVNNNQRTPNAVGIVHPNSNMGGSRGPRPLDQVTCYKCGEKGHYANKCTKGHLAFLSGQ; encoded by the exons atgcaGGAATTAATCACAACTGTCGATCACCTCAAGTTTGATCTAGAAATTGCAGTAGAACAGCAATTGGGTGCTCAACCATTGCCATTTCCAGGAATGGATA AATCTGGTGCTGCTGTGTGCGAGTTCTTCATGAGAGCTGCCTGTATGAAAG GTGGAATGTGTCCTTTCAGACACATAAGCGGAGAAAAGACTGTGGTGTGCAAGCACTGGCTTAGAGGCTTATGCAAGAAAGGAGACCAATGCGAGTTTTTACATGAGTATGACATGACAAAGATGCCAGAGTGCTATTTCTACTCCAAATTTG ggGAGTGCAGTAACAAAGAGTGTCCATTCTTGCACATTGACCCAGAATCTAAGATTAAAGATTGCCCGTGGTATGATAGAGGATTTTGTAAACATG GTCCGGATTGCAGGCACAGACACACAAGAAGAGTCATCTGTGTAAATTACCTTGTCGGCTTCTGTCCAGAGGGCAAGTCATGCAAATTCATGCA CCCAAGATTTGAACTGCCTATGGGTGCGACTGAACAGCCACCACTTCCTCAGCAAGCACAGTCTCAGCAAAAG CAGCAAAACATGCAGCCCATGAACAGGTCATCATATTCTCTCATTCAGTTAACCAACCCCAATGTAAACAACAACCAGAGAACACCAAATGCTGTTGGGATAGTGCATCCTAATAGCAACATGGGCGGATCTCGTGGTCCTCGTCCACTGGACCAAGTTACATGTTACAAG TGTGGTGAGAAGGGCcattatgcaaataaatgcacaAAAGGACATCTGGCTTTCCTGAGTGGACAGTAA